The DNA sequence ACCCCTCATGGTGCTTCGTCGTCATCACCATGTACTTCATGCCGGCCTTCTTCGCCAGCGCCGCCCAGTCCTTCGCCGGTGTGGGCGTCGGCTTGAACTGTGTGGCCAGCTTTTCATACTCGGCGACAGGAATGCCTTCCTGCTCCATCGCCCATTCGTGGCGGCCCAGCACGCTGTACAGCCCCCAATGGATGAACATCCCGAAGCGGGCCTCGTGCCACCACTTCATGCGGCGTTCACGGTCCGCGTCCGACGTCGGTTGCATGGCCAGCGCACTGGCCGCGGGGGCGGCCGAGACGAGTTTCAGATATTGCCTGCGAGAGAATCCGGGGTGAATCATGGCGCGGGCCATCCTATCACCTTTAGCGATAAAGTTCAACGCCAACGGCTACTTCGCGGCCGCCGCCAGATTCGGGATACCCGTCACCGGAATATCCACCACACCGTACTTGCCCGTCAGCTTATCCCGGATAATCACCCGAATCGTCTGCGCACCGCCGCTCAGCTTCCACACCCGCTGATACCGCGCCGACTCAGGGCCCACCCGTCTCCGGTCCCCGCCCGGCATCGCCACCGAGCCCTCTTCCGTATGCACCACCACTTCGCCCGTCGGCGCCTTCTCCGCCACGCAGATCTCCACTTGCGCCTGGCCGTCGCCATCCTTCATCTGGAAGTACAACCCCGCCGGCTCCACCTGCGCCGTAAGGCCCACCGTACCCTTCTCCGCGCCCGCCATCCCCTCGCAGCGCGCATCGATCACCAGCGCCGTCGACGGTACTGGATTGTGGATCGCCGACCGCCACTCCTCCGTCGTCCAGTTCGACGTCTGCTTCGGCGGTTTCTCCGCCAGAAAGCCCTCTCGGGCTTCCACGCGCACGCCCGGCCGCGTCACCTGAACTTTGAGGTTGTGCCATTTGCCATCCGGCTCCTCCTCGGCATAGAACCCCGCCGTGTACGACCCCTTCACGTCCGCCGTCGCCAGGCGCAGTCCTGCACTCGGGTCGTTCGTGTTCTGAATCACTCGCCCGCCCGTGATCGACGCCATCGCCGACGCCGCCGGATACGGGTCCGCGCTGATCTCATCGGCCTGCCGCTGCCTCTCAAACGAGCCGCGCCCGCGAATCGTCGGGCTCCCGCCCGCGGACGCCGAGTAAGTTACATCGCCCTGCAGCCCGCGTGAGTTGACGAAATAGACCGCCACGCCCTCCTGTGCCAGACGCTGTGAACTCGCTCGCACCGCGCTCTCAAAGCTCTGGATTCCGCCCCGTGCCCCAAAGCCCATCGCCCCCGTAATCGACAGCATCGAGATTCCGCCGCCTATCCAGACCAGATTCTTTCGCCCCGGCACCCCCGACAAATGCCGCCCCAACGCCTCCAGTGCCGCCAAAGTCGTTTCCATCTTCCTTTGCCGCACAGATGCGTTGAACTGCATCTCGTTCTCGATCTGAATCGTCAGCATCTCAAGCACTCGCGGATCGTTGTTGAAGATCCGCAGCATCTCCTCCGCATCCCGGACCGTCGAGTCCATGTCTGTCGTCTGCTGCGGCGGCAAGGCCAGCCCCGCCTTCGCAATCCGTGCCCGCAACTCCTCCACATTGCCAGTGAATTCGTGAAGGATGCTCAGTTTCGAGCCCAGGTGATAAACCGCGACGCGCGTCGCCGGGGCCAGCGCCTTCAAATACCGCGTCAATTGCGCTCGGACCCACAAAATGTCCGAAGGATTCGTATTTAGCGTATCCAGTACCAGTGCTGTCACATTGCGCGGCGGTCCTGGCGTAAATTCGACCCGGTTGCTGAAGAGGCCCGCCGGCAGCGCCAGCGGCTGCTTTCCATCCTTCTCTTCGCCCTCAAACCGGAAGAACGCCAGAGGACGCCGTTTGCCCTTCTCCTGGACCTGTATCTCCTCTTTTTTCAGGTCCGTCACGGGCCTTCCGGCCTTATCCAGAGCAACAAACGTGAACTCCACCAGCCGCGTAGTGGCACGAAAAGTCGGCGCCGGTTCCTGCCCTCGAACCACGAGAACTGCCAATGCAACCACACAGAGCACCTTCATGCGGCTTGAATTCTATCATTTGCTTCATGTTGGAGAGTTCAGGATCTTGTAGGCTGAAGATAATTCCTGAAGTTTTCACGGCGTTGTCCGATAAGTAGAATGTCGACATCCATGCGTGCTTTCGCTACTGCTGTTTGTGCTGTCTTCTGTGCTCTTCTTGTGAGCCCGGCCCTCCATGCGCACCAATATCAGTTCCGTCTCTATGGCCGCCAGGACGGCCTCGGCAATCTGGCCATCAGCGCCATTACCCAGGACCAGACTGGCTACCTTTGGGTAGGTACACAGAACGGCCTCTATCGTTACGACGGCCACTCCTTCCAGGAACTCGGCTACCGCGGCGGTATGCCCAACGACCCCATCGTTGCCCTGCACGCGGGCTCCGACGGTAGCATCTGGGCCGCCACCCGTACCCGCCTCTTCCGCTCCACCTTCTCCGGTTTCCAGGAAATATCGCTTGGTCGCAAGGTTCAGTTCCTCACTCGCAGCGTTCTCGCGTCGCGGAACGGCAAACTCTACGCCGCCACCAATGCCGGCCTTCTCGAGCTTGCGCCGGCCGCCGGCCGGGACCAGTGGCAGGTCCGCCCGATACCCATCGAGACTCACGGCGTACCGGTCCGCGCCGTCAGCGTCGACCCCCACGGTGGACTTTGGGCCGCTGGAGACTTCGGAGTCTGCCACTGGCAGAACGGCCGGTCGACTCTCTATGCAGCGAAGGAAGGAGTCCCCGACGAACATTGGGACAGCCTCCTCCCCGACGGTCAGGGAGGCTTGTGGGCCCGCGGCGTGGGTCACCTTGTCCACCTGGCCCGCGGCGGCGCCCGCTTTGAGTTGGAACAGCCCGGGCCACCGGACGCCAGCTTCCAGGGCGTAATCATCCGTTCCTGGGATGGTACGCTGCTTGCCTCCACCCGGCGCGGCCTGGCCCTGAAGCAGAACGGCAAGTGGAGCTTGGTCAGCATGGACGAAGGCCTGCCTGCCAGCAGTACCACCGTGATCTTTGAAGACCGCGAAGGCTCCATTTGGCTTGGCACCTGGGGCGTCGGCCTGTGCCGCTGGCTGGGAGGCACTCTCGTCGAATCCTGGTCCGCGCGCGACGGCCTGCCCCACGAAAGTGTCAACGCGATCGCTCGCGACAGCTCCGGCCTGGTGTGGGTGGGCACCGACACCGGCCTCGGCAGCCTGCGCTCCGGCGAAACCAGTACGTCCCTGGCCGCCCTCGCGGAAACCAAGGTGCGCGCTCTGCAGGGCGATCGCGACACGCTCTGGGCTGGACTGTATCCGGGGGGCGTCGCCCGCATCGATCTCCGTACCCGGGCCGTGCGGCGCTTCGGAGTCGCTCAAGGACTCAAGGACGAGCGTGTCAACGGCCTGCATCTCGATCGTTCCGGACGGCTCTGGGTTTGTACCATGCGTGGGCTGTACATCCTTGAGGGTGACCGCTTTGTCTCCGCCGTCCAGGGTGTGCCCACGGACGAGATCTTTCTGCGTGTGAGCGAAGATCCGCAAGGGGGCATCTGGGTCGCCACCAGCAAGGGCCTCCGTCTCTGGCGCAACGGCGTCTGGCGCCTGTACACGGCCCTCGATGGCCTCGCGCAGGATTCCGTCGCTCAGGTCCGCGCGCCCAGCGCGACGGAAGTCTGGGTGGGCTACCGCGGCAGCAAGGGCATCAGCCGGCTCCACTTTGAAGGCGATCGCCTTCGATCGGTCGAGCAGGTCGGCCCGCCTAAACTGCCGTCCAATCACGTCCTGTCCATCGGCTATGATTCCGAAGGCGACATGTGGGTCGGCACGGACAGCGGCATCGGGCTGCGCCGCAAAGGCGTCTGGTCCACCATCTCCAAGGCGGACGGGCTCATCTGGGACGACTGCAATCCAAACTCCTTGCTCGCCGAAGGTTCCGGGGATGTGTGGATCGGCACCAGCCGCGGCCTCACTCACATCGTTGCTGGCGCCAAACCCCGCCTGCTCGCCGGTCAGCCCCCTCAACCTGTCCTCTCGTCAATTCAGTTCGGCGGCCGCCGGATGCCCTCCAGCATCGGCCTGCGCATCCCTTATGCCCAGCGATTGCTGGAACTCGATCTCGCCTGCCTCAGCTTCCGCCAGGAACAACAGATTCGCTACCGCTACCGCCTCACCGGTCTTGAGGACGCCTGGGTGGAAACCGCCACGCCTGAACTCCGTTTCCCCAGCCTTCCGCCCGGCTCCTACCGCCTTGAGGTCCTGGCTGCAAACTCGGTCGGTGAAACCAGCGCCGCCCCGGCCCTCGCTCAGTTCGTGATTCAACCCCCGTGGTACGGCACTTGGTGGTTCTATCTGACTCTTGTGGCCCTGGCTGTCCTCTCCATCATCTATCTCATCCGGTGGAGAACCGCCACGCTACAGCGTAGAAGCCGCGAACTGGAAGAAGCCGTCCGAGCCCGCACCGAGGAGCTTCAAAGCCAGTACGAATTGGCCGGCCGTCAGAAGACCGAGATTGAGCGTCTCCTCGACGAGGCCAACCAACTCCACCGCGCCAAGAACGAGTTCCTGGCCAACATCAGCCACGAGATCCGCACGCCGATGAACGGAATTCTAGGCCTCACCGAACTCGCCCTGCACACGCAGTTGGATCACGAGCAACTCGAATACGTGCAAGCCACTCGCAAGTCCGCTGAGTCGCTCCTCGGCCTGCTCAACGATGTGCTCGACTTCGCCAAAATAGAGGCCCAGCGCATTGAGATTGAGAGTGCTCCGTTCAGCATCCGCGACTGCTTTGATCTGGTTCGCGACACTTTTGCCAGCCAGGCCATCGACAAAGGCCTCGACGTGCACATCGAAATCGACTCCGGCGTCCCCCAGCAGGTGCTCGGTGACACCCTCCGCATCGGCCAGGTGATCATGAACCTGGTTGGCAACGCGGTGAAGTTCACAGAGAACGGTTCGGTCATTCTCCGCGCCGGATTGGAAGCGGCGATCGGCGACTTCGTGCGGCTCCGCATCGATATTCGGGACACCGGCATCGGCATCCCGCCCGACAAGCTCAAGATGATCTTCGAGCCTTTCCGCCAGGCGGACGGCTCGACCGCTCGCAACTATGGCGGCACCGGTCTCGGCCTCTCCATCTCCGCGCGCCTCGTCGAGATCATGGGGGGCCGGCTTACGGTCGAGAGTACTCCTGGTGTCGGCAGTGTGTTCTCCTTCACTCTGCCCTTGAAGCAGGTCAAAGCCACCGCCGGTACCCCTGTGGAGAAGATCGAGGCGGCCCAACCGGCCGGCGACGTGGTGCCCGCCCGGGTCCTTCTGGCCGAGGATCACCAGATCAATCAGCTGGTCGTCATTCGTCTGCTCGAGAAGCGCGGTCACCATGTCGACGCCGTGAACAACGGCGCGGAAGCCGTCGCCGCCGCCTCCTCCGGTTCGTACGACCTGATTCTGATGGACATGCAGATGCCTGTCATGGACGGTCTCCAGGCGGCCCATGAGATCAGGGCACTTGCTGGCCCTGCCGCCCGCATCCCCATCGTGGCCCTCACCGCCAACGCCCTCGGCGCGGCCGAGGAAGAGTGCCGCGCCGCCGGCATGGACGCCTATCTTGCCAAGCCGGTGAAGCCCGACGAGCTCTATCGCGTCGTCGAAAGCATCACCGCGGCCAGCGCAAAGAGCCTGGTCCGGTAGGGCCAAACAAAAACATCTCTGGAATGTTGCTCCGCCTGTCGCACCGCGCTGGTGTCTCGCGCAGATGTCGGTGTCTCGCGCAGACGGTGTCTCGCGCAGATGTCGGTAGTAAGTCAATCTGTCCGCTTTTATTCACACACGATCTGTCCGCATCAGTTGACCGCACCCGATGATCCTTTTCTGCTCGCCGAAGGCGGCTTCCGGGTCTTCGGACGTACCTTTCTCGTCGTCGTCGGGGCGGTGGGAAAGTGGGAATCCCGGCTCGGCGGGATTTCCAAGGGACGGTGGGAGCCGTGGGAAACCGCCTCGCGGTTTTCCTCGGCTTCCTCGGGCCCGCCTTTTCCACAGTCTTCCTTTCGTGATTGTCGAGTGTCCCGCAATCGTGCGCCCTCGGCTGTGTAGCGGCCTACCACATGCGGTCCAAATCGGATCGACACCGTTCCATCCAGGTGCTCGTGAATGGTCACTGTGCTCTTCGCCAGGGAGTGGCGGAAACGGCTCTTCTCCAGTTGCCAGCTCTGGTCGCCGATCGCCACCGTGTTATCCCGATCTACCACGCGCTCAGTCTGCACCGTGAACACCCAGTTCAGATCGGCGCGCGTCGTCTTCCGAAACGCCGTCCCTGTCTCCTTCGCCTCAACCGTGAACTTCTCGTTGAACTCGCCAATGTAACGTTCGGCCAAGAACTCATTGGCCCTTTCCGCGGTGGTGATCCCCGCCAGCCGCAACTCCTGTGGCAGTCGGCCCTGCCAGGTCCCGAAGCTCCGCTCTGACCGGCCTCGCGCTTGTGGCGAGTAGGCCGCGATCATCTGCACGCCCAACTCCTTCATCGCTCGCCCAACCTGCGTCAGACGGCCCTTATCAACCTTCCCGCCCGCTTTCGGCGTCACGAAAAAGTGGCTGCCCCGGTCGCTGTACAACGCACAGAACAGACCCTTCGACTCAATCACATGCCGCAGGCCCGCCATCACCGTCCGCGTCGATTCCTCCTCCACCAACTGTGCGTAGTAGATCTCCTTCGTCGCATCATCCAGGATCACGATCAGGTCATACCATCGCTCATCGCTGAACCACTGGTGCTTGCTCCCGTCGATGTGCAGCAGCATCCCCGGCAGCGGTCGAGGCTCCCGTCTCCGCCGATGCTTGGCCCGCCTACCCCGCTTGGCCACCAAGCCCGCACCCTGCAGCGCCTTCTGCACCCACGTGTAGCTCAGCTGGATGCCGTGTTGCTCGCGCAGCTTCTCGTGAAAGTGCCGCATGTTCAGGTCATAGTAGGTTTCCTGGTACAGCCGCAACACCTCCTCCGCCATCGCCAAGGGCACCCTCTTGTCACTCGGCCTGCCTTTCCGCCGGTCGGCCAAGCCCGAATAGCCGTGCTCTTCCAGCCTCTCCCGCCAGCGTCGCATCGTTCGGTCGCTCACTCCGATGATCTCCGCCGCGCTCCACCATGTGATCTTCTTCGCCATGGCCTTCAGCAGCACTTCTTGTAGCTTCATCATCCGCTCCACTTCCGCGGCCGGGCAATCCTTGGGGGCTTCCACCTTCCAAGACTCGCCCGCCGCTCTGCTCGAACGGACAGATCACGTGTGAACTCATGCGGACAGATCACATACTAGCGACAACGGTGTCTCGCGCAGATTGACCGGCCAACCCACCCGTGCTAGCGTTGGGACATCCGTCGGGTGCCCGAAAGGGCATAAAAGGGAAGTCCGGTGAAAAGCCGGCGCGGTCCCCGCCACTGTAAGAAGGTCACTCGCTTCGTCATACGCCACTTGGCCCATGAATCCAGGGAAGGCAGAAGCGGATAAGCAGCCTGTTGCGTGCTTCCTTCGAGCCAGGAGACCTACCCGAGGTTGTGACGCCAGGGCTTTCTGCGGAGAACGGAAAGAATGCGACTGATCTCATCTCCCCTCACCACCGGCCATTCGATTTTGTGCGGCGGATACCCGTGCCGCGCCAACGTTGTTGCCCTCTTGCCAGTCCTCCGTGACGATCTGGCAAACGGCAGCCTCTCCGTCACAACTGAGCATGCTGGGCAAGCCAATTGCGGAAAGGATCGTGATGAAGGTATCGGAAGTCATTAGGGCATGGGGCAAGATTCTCAAGGGCGTGCCGCCCTCCCTGTCAATTGAAATCACAAAGGAGTGTCCGCTCCGCTGTCCTGGATGCTACGCGTATGACGAAGGTCATCTGGGCGGCGGCGTCACGCTCCGGAGCCTCCGTGACCGAAAGGGACAGGCTCTTGTCGATGGAGTGATCGAGGTCGTCGATCGACTGAAGCCGCTCCACCTTTCGCTGGTGGGCGGGGACCCTTTGGTTCGCTACCGGGAAGTTGAGGCGATGGTCCCGCTACTGCTGGCACGAGGGATCCACGTGCAAGTCGTCACAAGTGCATTC is a window from the uncultured Paludibaculum sp. genome containing:
- a CDS encoding VWA domain-containing protein, with the translated sequence MKVLCVVALAVLVVRGQEPAPTFRATTRLVEFTFVALDKAGRPVTDLKKEEIQVQEKGKRRPLAFFRFEGEEKDGKQPLALPAGLFSNRVEFTPGPPRNVTALVLDTLNTNPSDILWVRAQLTRYLKALAPATRVAVYHLGSKLSILHEFTGNVEELRARIAKAGLALPPQQTTDMDSTVRDAEEMLRIFNNDPRVLEMLTIQIENEMQFNASVRQRKMETTLAALEALGRHLSGVPGRKNLVWIGGGISMLSITGAMGFGARGGIQSFESAVRASSQRLAQEGVAVYFVNSRGLQGDVTYSASAGGSPTIRGRGSFERQRQADEISADPYPAASAMASITGGRVIQNTNDPSAGLRLATADVKGSYTAGFYAEEEPDGKWHNLKVQVTRPGVRVEAREGFLAEKPPKQTSNWTTEEWRSAIHNPVPSTALVIDARCEGMAGAEKGTVGLTAQVEPAGLYFQMKDGDGQAQVEICVAEKAPTGEVVVHTEEGSVAMPGGDRRRVGPESARYQRVWKLSGGAQTIRVIIRDKLTGKYGVVDIPVTGIPNLAAAAK
- a CDS encoding two-component regulator propeller domain-containing protein; the encoded protein is MRAFATAVCAVFCALLVSPALHAHQYQFRLYGRQDGLGNLAISAITQDQTGYLWVGTQNGLYRYDGHSFQELGYRGGMPNDPIVALHAGSDGSIWAATRTRLFRSTFSGFQEISLGRKVQFLTRSVLASRNGKLYAATNAGLLELAPAAGRDQWQVRPIPIETHGVPVRAVSVDPHGGLWAAGDFGVCHWQNGRSTLYAAKEGVPDEHWDSLLPDGQGGLWARGVGHLVHLARGGARFELEQPGPPDASFQGVIIRSWDGTLLASTRRGLALKQNGKWSLVSMDEGLPASSTTVIFEDREGSIWLGTWGVGLCRWLGGTLVESWSARDGLPHESVNAIARDSSGLVWVGTDTGLGSLRSGETSTSLAALAETKVRALQGDRDTLWAGLYPGGVARIDLRTRAVRRFGVAQGLKDERVNGLHLDRSGRLWVCTMRGLYILEGDRFVSAVQGVPTDEIFLRVSEDPQGGIWVATSKGLRLWRNGVWRLYTALDGLAQDSVAQVRAPSATEVWVGYRGSKGISRLHFEGDRLRSVEQVGPPKLPSNHVLSIGYDSEGDMWVGTDSGIGLRRKGVWSTISKADGLIWDDCNPNSLLAEGSGDVWIGTSRGLTHIVAGAKPRLLAGQPPQPVLSSIQFGGRRMPSSIGLRIPYAQRLLELDLACLSFRQEQQIRYRYRLTGLEDAWVETATPELRFPSLPPGSYRLEVLAANSVGETSAAPALAQFVIQPPWYGTWWFYLTLVALAVLSIIYLIRWRTATLQRRSRELEEAVRARTEELQSQYELAGRQKTEIERLLDEANQLHRAKNEFLANISHEIRTPMNGILGLTELALHTQLDHEQLEYVQATRKSAESLLGLLNDVLDFAKIEAQRIEIESAPFSIRDCFDLVRDTFASQAIDKGLDVHIEIDSGVPQQVLGDTLRIGQVIMNLVGNAVKFTENGSVILRAGLEAAIGDFVRLRIDIRDTGIGIPPDKLKMIFEPFRQADGSTARNYGGTGLGLSISARLVEIMGGRLTVESTPGVGSVFSFTLPLKQVKATAGTPVEKIEAAQPAGDVVPARVLLAEDHQINQLVVIRLLEKRGHHVDAVNNGAEAVAAASSGSYDLILMDMQMPVMDGLQAAHEIRALAGPAARIPIVALTANALGAAEEECRAAGMDAYLAKPVKPDELYRVVESITAASAKSLVR
- a CDS encoding ISNCY family transposase — translated: MMKLQEVLLKAMAKKITWWSAAEIIGVSDRTMRRWRERLEEHGYSGLADRRKGRPSDKRVPLAMAEEVLRLYQETYYDLNMRHFHEKLREQHGIQLSYTWVQKALQGAGLVAKRGRRAKHRRRREPRPLPGMLLHIDGSKHQWFSDERWYDLIVILDDATKEIYYAQLVEEESTRTVMAGLRHVIESKGLFCALYSDRGSHFFVTPKAGGKVDKGRLTQVGRAMKELGVQMIAAYSPQARGRSERSFGTWQGRLPQELRLAGITTAERANEFLAERYIGEFNEKFTVEAKETGTAFRKTTRADLNWVFTVQTERVVDRDNTVAIGDQSWQLEKSRFRHSLAKSTVTIHEHLDGTVSIRFGPHVVGRYTAEGARLRDTRQSRKEDCGKGGPEEAEENREAVSHGSHRPLEIPPSRDSHFPTAPTTTRKVRPKTRKPPSASRKGSSGAVN